A part of Kineococcus endophyticus genomic DNA contains:
- a CDS encoding DUF6286 domain-containing protein, with protein MTSQTGSGVDATTPTQTPMQAANQKSGSGPIGAIGPILAVLLLALGLLLLRDALVASGALSGTPWLNAGVDGVEGFSPTWWLIPAGIVVALIGLWLALTALRRRSRKTLPLTSRTGVFLHTRDIARLASGAAQDLDGVLDVSSTATRKKVTVTVHGTSESGLRESVTGAVAQRLSPLQSPPRVAVTVRTPKEN; from the coding sequence GTGACCTCCCAGACCGGTTCCGGCGTCGACGCCACCACCCCGACACAAACTCCGATGCAGGCCGCGAACCAGAAGAGCGGCAGCGGCCCGATCGGGGCCATCGGCCCGATCCTGGCCGTCCTGCTCCTGGCCCTCGGTCTACTGCTGCTGCGCGACGCCCTCGTCGCCTCCGGTGCCCTGTCCGGCACGCCGTGGCTGAACGCCGGCGTAGACGGGGTCGAGGGATTCTCTCCGACGTGGTGGCTCATCCCCGCCGGGATCGTCGTGGCCCTGATCGGGCTGTGGCTGGCTCTGACCGCGCTGCGTCGCCGCTCCCGCAAGACCCTGCCGCTGACCTCGCGCACCGGGGTCTTCCTGCACACCCGCGACATCGCCCGGCTGGCCTCGGGAGCGGCTCAGGACCTCGACGGTGTCCTGGACGTCTCCTCCACCGCCACCCGCAAGAAGGTCACCGTCACCGTCCACGGCACCAGCGAGTCGGGCCTGCGGGAGTCGGTGACCGGTGCCGTCGCGCAGCGGTTGTCGCCCCTGCAGTCCCCGCCGCGGGTGGCCGTCACCGTCCGCACCCCG
- a CDS encoding Asp23/Gls24 family envelope stress response protein → MADGATAVTTPTGTAAASSRNTLNPRDGQGRHARTSSTPSVRRWSGPAQAAAELTAEERTETASRGALEVKDKAVERIAEAAVFEVPGVIAAEDTAGTIATALGRAYPRVDVHVAGHRARVQIEIVTAWPRPAAGVAAAVRDHVADRLHTLAALDVDVVDVTVAKVLRPTTPERRRVQ, encoded by the coding sequence GTGGCTGATGGCGCCACCGCCGTCACGACTCCTACCGGGACCGCCGCGGCCAGCAGCCGCAACACCCTGAACCCCCGCGACGGCCAAGGCCGACACGCACGGACCTCGAGCACACCGAGCGTGCGGCGCTGGAGCGGCCCCGCTCAGGCGGCAGCCGAACTCACGGCCGAAGAGCGCACCGAAACCGCATCGCGTGGAGCGCTGGAGGTCAAGGACAAGGCGGTGGAGCGCATCGCCGAGGCCGCGGTCTTCGAGGTCCCCGGCGTCATCGCCGCCGAGGACACCGCCGGCACCATCGCGACCGCCCTGGGTCGTGCCTACCCCCGCGTCGACGTCCACGTCGCCGGTCACCGTGCCCGGGTACAGATCGAGATCGTCACCGCCTGGCCGCGACCGGCCGCCGGTGTCGCCGCTGCGGTCCGTGACCACGTCGCCGACCGGCTGCACACCCTGGCTGCCTTGGACGTCGACGTCGTCGACGTCACGGTCGCCAAGGTCCTGCGCCCCACCACTCCGGAAAGGAGACGCGTCCAGTGA
- a CDS encoding DUF2273 domain-containing protein, whose amino-acid sequence MSASIVGIFAGLLLAIIAIQGGFGWFVLALLFAAVGYVVGAHLEGKLDLAALIPGRSRG is encoded by the coding sequence GTGTCCGCCTCGATTGTCGGCATCTTCGCCGGCCTGCTCCTGGCCATCATCGCCATCCAAGGTGGCTTCGGCTGGTTCGTCCTGGCCCTGCTGTTCGCCGCCGTCGGCTACGTCGTCGGCGCCCACCTGGAAGGCAAGCTGGACCTGGCCGCCCTCATCCCCGGCCGCAGCCGTGGCTGA
- a CDS encoding Asp23/Gls24 family envelope stress response protein — MIEPTTPTGALRGAGSATGAPVGAPSFDLAATASAASPAVTEFEVVSTTRVPEVTAADEIAALVLAVEGVVQLHPGRFGEVATYLPGRRVAGVKLSEQAVEVHVVLAYDTPIRAVAQQIHAAVAAVVDVPVQVYVEDLAAGRAA; from the coding sequence GTGATCGAGCCCACCACGCCGACCGGCGCCCTCCGGGGCGCCGGCTCGGCCACCGGGGCGCCGGTCGGCGCACCTTCCTTCGACCTCGCGGCCACCGCATCGGCGGCGTCCCCCGCGGTCACGGAGTTCGAGGTCGTCTCCACCACCCGGGTGCCGGAGGTTACGGCCGCCGATGAGATTGCTGCCCTGGTGCTCGCGGTCGAGGGCGTGGTCCAGCTGCACCCGGGCCGCTTCGGTGAGGTCGCGACCTACCTGCCTGGTCGGCGGGTGGCCGGGGTCAAGCTTTCCGAGCAGGCGGTGGAGGTTCACGTCGTCCTGGCTTACGACACCCCCATCCGAGCCGTTGCCCAGCAGATTCACGCCGCCGTCGCCGCCGTGGTGGACGTGCCGGTGCAGGTCTACGTCGAAGACCTCGCCGCCGGCCGCGCCGCCTGA
- a CDS encoding Asp23/Gls24 family envelope stress response protein → MSTPGSSTLAVSRDDVPTGALVSNQGTTSIADTVVSKIAGLAAKDVSGVHALGGGASRAVGALRERIPGGRVNHSQGVSVEVGETQAAVDINLIAEYGVAIADLAAGVRRNVIASVERMTGLQVTEVNIAVADVHLPDEDADDNEDSDSAPRVR, encoded by the coding sequence ATGTCCACCCCCGGCTCGTCGACCCTGGCCGTCAGCCGCGACGACGTCCCCACCGGCGCACTGGTCTCCAACCAGGGCACCACCTCCATCGCCGACACGGTCGTCTCCAAGATCGCCGGCCTGGCCGCTAAGGACGTCTCCGGTGTCCACGCCCTCGGTGGCGGCGCCTCCCGCGCGGTCGGTGCCCTGCGTGAACGGATCCCGGGTGGCCGGGTCAACCACTCCCAGGGCGTGTCGGTGGAGGTCGGGGAGACCCAGGCCGCCGTGGACATCAACCTCATCGCCGAGTACGGCGTCGCGATCGCCGACCTCGCCGCCGGTGTGCGCCGCAACGTCATCGCCTCGGTGGAGCGGATGACCGGTCTGCAGGTCACCGAGGTCAACATCGCCGTCGCCGACGTGCACCTGCCCGACGAGGACGCCGACGACAACGAGGACTCCGACTCCGCTCCCCGCGTCCGGTGA
- a CDS encoding PDDEXK nuclease domain-containing protein, which translates to MLTAFGHGMAFVGRQHRLEVGEETLNVDLLLFSYTQLRFVVVELKMGCFSPSYLGQLGTYVAVVDDRLRDHA; encoded by the coding sequence CTGCTGACCGCGTTCGGGCATGGGATGGCGTTCGTGGGCCGTCAGCACCGGTTGGAGGTGGGGGAGGAGACCCTCAACGTGGACTTGCTGCTGTTCTCCTACACGCAGCTGCGGTTCGTGGTGGTCGAGCTGAAGATGGGCTGCTTCAGCCCTTCCTACCTTGGCCAGCTCGGCACCTACGTCGCCGTCGTGGACGACCGGCTGCGGGACCACGCTTAG